The Bacillus sp. Y1 genome includes the window TAAACTTTACTAAATTCCATACTATGAATATACCAATAAAAGCGTTTGCAGAAAAGCGGAATTTGAAAAGAAAGAGATCTTCCTTAAAAGAAGATCTCTTAACTTAACTTCCTATTGTTTTGGTTAGTGGCTCTTCAACAAGTGGTCTTTTCATCGACCACATCACAACTGGAATAAGAAGTAGCGAAAGAATTCCTCCCGCAATAGAAAGTGCGGCGTAGCTAGAATATGCAACCACTACCCCAGAAAGCACTCCACCTGATGCACCTGATAACGCGACAAGAACATCGATGGTTCCTTGCGTTTTCGCACGATTGGATAGGTTCGTTGCATCAACTAAAACCGTCGTACCACTAATCAAACCGATATTCCAACCGAGTCCAAGAAGAATGAGAGCAACCGTTAGTACAAGCATGCTGTCCGTCGGAGCAAATGCAGCCATAAATCCCGCGGCAAGTAAAATACTACCGGCAGCAATCGCCATCGTCGTCCGTCCTAACTTGTCAACGAGAATACCTGTTAAAAGGGATGGCAGATACATCGCACCGATATGAAAGCCAATAACCATCCCTACCTCTTGTAAGCCATGGCCATGGTGACCCATATGAATGGGAGTCATTGTCATAATGGCTACCATGACCAACTGAGTTAGCACCATGATCGTTGCAGCCGCAATGATTCCTTTTTTATTAATGGCTGTTGCGGCGGTCTCCTGGTTAATACGATTGTTTTGACTCTCTGTCTTAGCAATGGCCTTTGCTACAATTAGAGGATCATGTCGTAGAAAAGTAAGAATCATGAGTCCCGCTAAGATGAAGGCAGCCGCACCTAATAGGAAGGGACCCGCTAGTGTCGGCACCCCGATAGAGGCAGCAAATTCTCCCATGGGACCAACCAAGTTCGGTCCCGCAACCGCTCCAAAGGTCGTGGACACAAGCGCAATACTAATAGCTGTTGCTCGTTGTTTCGCATTGGCTAAATCAGTACCTGCATAGCGCGCCTGTAAATTCGTTGCCGTTCCTGCCCCATAGATTAATAAAGAAGCAAAAAGGAGGAGAATGTTGCTAGTAACCGCCGCCAGGACCACACCGATTGCTCCAAATCCTCCCGCTAAAAATCCGGCAGCTAAACCAAAGCGGCGTCCGAATCGGTCAGAAAGATGACCAACTAGCAAAGCCGAACCCGCAGACCCTAATGTCAGCAATGCTACCGGAAGACCTGAGAAGCTATCCGTGCCAAGCATATCTTTTGCAAGAAGTGCTCCAACTGTTATGCCCGAAGCAAGCCCTGCCCCTCCAAAAATTTGAGACAACACAACGATCAGAAGCGTTCGCTTATATAACGCTTGTTGCTTTTCTATGGAGTCGATGTATGGCTGCACCCAGGATGGTTGGTTTTCAGTTTTAGTTGACATATTCCTAATCCCCTTTCTCCCATTGTACTGATTTCTCCATTATACTACCAGGGGTATGAATTTGTAAGATAATAAATCTTATTTCCAACATCATCTCACTATTATATAAGACTACCATATCATACAAAATATGTATTTTTAGAGAAAGGAATTTCACTTTACATAAAAAACGGCTGTTTACGAAACAGCCGTTACTGCGAGGACTTCTTACTTTATTAATAATAAGGATATGGATAAGGCGGATAATATGGGTAAGGATATGGATAAGGATAAGGGTATGCATATCCATATCCAAAACCTGGAGTTAGTAATGCACCAGCAGCTAAACCTCCTAAGAAGCCTAGACCGAAACCGCCAAATCCAGGACGACCGAAACCTGGTCTACCAAATCCAAATCCTGGTCTGCCGAATCCAAAACCAGGTCGACCGAATCCAAATCCAGGACGAATTCTTACATCATGTGGTAACATTTGATGCTCATTATTCAAGGTAATTCCTCCTCTATTGTATTTAAATACAATAAAAGGATATGCGGCGCCAGCCTATTCGGTATGGGTGAACGCCTTTATGAAGAAGATTTTGTTCGGCCTGAATCTACAATAGAAAAGCTGACTCATCCTCATTTAAGGGATCGTTTTTGGAGTGCTTTTCATAAAATACGTGCCGAAAGGTCAGTTGTATTGCATCGTTATTGGTATAAAAAGGGAATTTCGCCATAAATGTCTTGTCCCTAATCGAGTAACCAGCAAAGGAAATAAGCGGAGATTTTCCGGTTAGATACAGAATGAAGCTAATTTCGAAGCATATAAGGGGAGATTTTCCGGCTATGCAAAGCAAAACCACCTATTTTTACGCTTTTCGAGCCAATAGGCGGAATTTCTCCGTCTATTAGGGCCAATTTTTATTTTATTTACTACTTAAGCGAAATTTTTCCGTCTATTTATAATATAGGGTGCTTAACCTGATCTCCCAACCGATAAGAGCGAACCCTCATAGTCCCAGATGCGGGAATCAGCATTTTTTTATCGACCAGTTGAGAAAGTATTTTTTTTACCGTCTTGTCACTTAGCTTCAAATACTTCTCAACTTCTATAGGGAATATGGCCTCTCCTTTTCGAATCGCTAGCCGAAGCACTTCCTTTTCTAGAAAGGACAGAGATGTCTGGTCTAGTTCATCACCCAGCCATCGGCCAATCACTTGCTGAACAATCTGTTGGCATCGACGGGGCTGCTCTTTCA containing:
- a CDS encoding MFS transporter, which encodes MSTKTENQPSWVQPYIDSIEKQQALYKRTLLIVVLSQIFGGAGLASGITVGALLAKDMLGTDSFSGLPVALLTLGSAGSALLVGHLSDRFGRRFGLAAGFLAGGFGAIGVVLAAVTSNILLLFASLLIYGAGTATNLQARYAGTDLANAKQRATAISIALVSTTFGAVAGPNLVGPMGEFAASIGVPTLAGPFLLGAAAFILAGLMILTFLRHDPLIVAKAIAKTESQNNRINQETAATAINKKGIIAAATIMVLTQLVMVAIMTMTPIHMGHHGHGLQEVGMVIGFHIGAMYLPSLLTGILVDKLGRTTMAIAAGSILLAAGFMAAFAPTDSMLVLTVALILLGLGWNIGLISGTTVLVDATNLSNRAKTQGTIDVLVALSGASGGVLSGVVVAYSSYAALSIAGGILSLLLIPVVMWSMKRPLVEEPLTKTIGS